The following coding sequences lie in one Fusarium poae strain DAOMC 252244 chromosome 1, whole genome shotgun sequence genomic window:
- a CDS encoding hypothetical protein (SECRETED:SignalP(1-21)): protein MGSLRQGSLLALLSSTPTVIGSDPKLKWYPPSENNVNSLSGAINGEGTYGFIFDSSVTPDEKYGTYNWCNMPHARKREYEKPSKEYELQYVEVIQRHHKRTPYASNAFPVEPYQWNCDNQGLYYYGRQFTDEPKPNAQGYWKGFISDINPFIPSGWIGSCQFPQITAEGLDDSWVHGKDLYEVYHDLLNFIPGRDEDWRSKVKFRVTNNQITSQVAGMFINGMYHTTDSVPLHIQQAGVDSLEPQYKCSVGSKLSSAIKSSSNGEWKKHLDKTRDLYKILDDISGVPAGDEGFHESFDHYYDNLSARQCHAKPFPCKLVDGKNSTTCVDQKLANTVYRLGQWEYSQIYRDAPASLAASATSWGVWIAELASHFRQVMSGKQDILYLHNFAHDGSVSRLLSILQIDVMVWPGMGSEVVFELYKKDGQYFVRVLFSGKTLKSSHPDLGVMEMVPVERLFEYFDGLTGKDASLVKGRCSAPGRTTITSGRVHTHCNPPKQCVIIPEVTIPPQPPQSQTPARDQITAPAREIQHQATVQILAIVHHANGTSAVRHPWISTSSPNITTRIAGDATGILIMSLLLNSMSSIRTSIMFHLEESHNACLECNELFYDEEDLIQHDVEVHNRCPTCQRFFDSPSNLINHEKVHLEKNMKCLACPRMFISNSAMMLHLEHGTCESGANLRVIKNVVADWYEEYGPAGHDHEDDFRCENCGSYFNSLSALLQHAESETCDAAVWDFYRIFVHIEYNQDAFQLFDY from the exons ATGGGCTCTTTACGTCAGGGTTCTCTTTTGGCTCTTCTGTCTTCAACACCAACGGTCATAGGGtctgacccaaaattaaaaTGGTATCCTCCTAGTGAGAACAATGTCAATTCTCTAAGTGGTGCGATTAATGGCGAAGGTACTTATGGGTTTATCTTTGACTCGTCGGTTACACCTGATGAAAAGTATGGCACGTATAATTGGTGTAACATGCCTCATGCGAGGAAGAGAGAATATGAGAAACCTTCCAAGGAATATGAGCTTCAATATGTCGAAGTC ATCCAAAGACACCACAAACGCACTCCGTACGCAAGCAACGCGTTTCCAGTAGAACCATACCAATGGAACTGCGATAACCAGGGCCTGTACTACTACGGTAGGCAATTCACCGATGAGCCTAAACCCAACGCACAAGGGTACTGGAAAGGTTTCATATCAGATATCAACCCTTTCATCCCCTCCGGATGGATCGGATCATGTCAATTCCCCCAGATCACGGCTGAAGGTCTCGACGACTCATGGGTCCATGGCAAAGATTTGTACGAAGTGTATCacgatcttctcaacttcatTCCCGGCCGTGATGAAGACTGGCGAAGCAAGGTCAAGTTTAGGGTCACCAACAACCAAATCACGAGTCAAGTTGCAGGCATGTTCATCAACGGCATGTATCACACCACCGATTCCGTACCACTGCATATCCAACAAGCGGGCGTGGACAGTCTTGAACCGCAGTACAAATGCAGTGTTGGAAGCAAGTTGAGCAGTGCTATCAAGTCGTCTTCCAATGgcgagtggaagaagcatcTTGACAAGACGAGAGATCTGTACAAGATTCTGGATGATATCTCTGGTGTTCCAGCGGGTGATGAGGGCTTTCATGAGAGTTTCGATCATTACTATGACAATTTGTCTGCCAGACAATGTCACGCCAAACCCTTCCCTTGCAAGCTTGTCGATGGGAAGAACTCTACTACCTGCGTTGATCAAAAGCTGGCCAACACGGTCTACAGATTAGGTCAATGGGAATACTCCCAGATCTATCGTGATGCGCCTGCTTCGTTGGCTGCGTCAGCCACATCTTGGGGCGTATGGATCGCCGAGCTGGCCAGCCACTTTAGGCAAGTCATGTCTGGCAAGCAAGACATCTTGTATCTCCACAACTTTGCGCACGATGGGTCTGTTAGTCGTCTTTTGAGCATTCTTCAGATTGACGTTATGGTTTGGCCGGGTATGGGAAGTGAGGTAGTGTTTGAGCTTTACAAGAAGGACGGCCAATACTTTGTGAGAGTATTGTTTAGCGGTAAGACGTTAAAGTCTTCGCATCCGGATTTGGGGGTCATGGAGATGGTTCCTGTTGAGAGGTTGTTCGAATATTTTGATGGATTGACTGGTAAGGATGCCAGTCTTGTCAAGGGTAGATGTTCTG CCCCAGGCCgcaccaccatcaccagcGGGCGCGTACATACGCACTGTAACCCGCCAAAACAATGCGTCATCATTCCAGAGGTTACTATTCCACCTCAACCACCTCAGTCTCAGACTCCGGCCCGAGATCAGATTACAGCGCCAGCCCGGGAGATACAGCATCAAGCTACAGTTCAAATTCTAGCTATTGTCCACCATGCAAACGGTACTTCCGCTGTGAGACATCCCTGGATCAGCACATCCTCGCCAAACATCACGACACGTATTGCTGGCGATGCGACAGGCATTTTAATCATGTCGCTGCTCTTGAACAGCATGTCGTCAATTCGTACAAGCATCATGTTT CACCTTGAAGAATCTCACAATGCCTGTCTTGAGTGCAACGAGTTATTCTACGACGAAGAGGATTTGATTCAGCATGATGTAGAAGTCCACAATCGATGTCCCACATGtcagcgattctttgattccCCATCCAATCTCATCAAT CATGAAAAAGTCCACTTGGAGAAAAACATGAAATGTCTTGCATGTCCCAGAATGTTCATCTCTAATTCAGCCATGATGCTTCATCTAGAGCACGGTACTTGCGAATCAGGCGCCAACCTTCGCGTTATCAAGAACGTCGTTGCAGATTGGTATGAAGAGTACGGACCGGCCGGACATGACCATGAAGACGACTTTCGATGCGAAAACTGCGgttcttattttaatagtctCAGTGCCTTGCTTCAGCATGCTGAAAGTGAGACGTGTGATGCTGCTGTTTGGGATTTTTATCGCATCTTTGTTCACATTGAATATAACCAGGACGCGTTTCAACTTTTTGACTATTGA